From Nicotiana tabacum cultivar K326 chromosome 15, ASM71507v2, whole genome shotgun sequence, the proteins below share one genomic window:
- the LOC107775693 gene encoding uncharacterized protein LOC107775693 produces MNSVAKGFLGGIMYASSAQTVWEDLAERFNKVDGSRTFNLHKEIATLTQGSASLSVYFSKLKALWEEFEALVPAPGYDCPKSRDFVNYLLKLRLYQFLMGLNDSYSQARSQILMKSPLPTVNQAYALIVSDKSQRSIAANSGILGANPVGNFEVAMYNRNGGGGQNQRFKKNFNIQCEYCKLKGHTKENCYKLVGYPQDFRQKKRGYNAAHNANILTENYNNQNQNPTEPTFTYGQNTNVINQSACGNQVSYNQGLEAVASQLGNYTFTKNQYDQIVQLLKKGGISTITNNKDSAANVTGSLHWEGERDW; encoded by the exons ATGAATTCAGTGGCCAAAGGTTTTCTTGGAGGAATTATGTATGCCTCTAGTGCACAAACAGTTTGGGAAGACTTAGCCGAGAGATTTAATAAAGTTGATGGCTCAAGAACTTTTAATTTGCATAAAGAAATAGCCACATTAACTCAAGGCTCTGCATCTCTCTCggtttatttttcaaaacttaaagCTCTTTGGGAGGAATTTGAAGCTTTAGTCCCCGCACCTGGGTACGATTGTCCCAAATCAAGAGATTTTGTTAACTATCTACTGAAGTTGAGGTTGTACCAGTTTTTAATGGGGTTAAATGATTCATATTCACAAGCAAGAAGCCAAATCCTAATGAAGTCACCTCTACCTACTGTGAATCAGGCCTATGCCTTGATAGTGAGTGATAAAAGTCAAAGGTCTATAGCAGCCAATTCAGGAATTCTTGGAGCTAATCCTGTAGGAAACTTTGAAGTTGCTATGTATAACAGAAATGGTGGAGGTGGACAAAATCAAAGGTTCAAGAAGAACTTTAATATTCAATGTGAATACTGCAAATTGAAAGGCCATACAAAAGAAAACTGTTATAAACTTGTAGGGTATCCTCAAGATTTCAGACAGAAGAAAAGAGGGTATAATGCTGCTCACAATGCTAATATTCTGACTGAGAATTATAACAACCAGAATCAAAACCCTACAGAACCTACATTTACATATGGTCAGAATACTAATGTCATAAACCAGTCTGCTTGTGGAAATCAAGTATCCTATAATCAAGGACTGGAAGCAGTTGCAAGCCAATTGGGAAATTATACATTCACAAAGAACCAATATGATCAGATTGTTCAGTTGTTGAAAAAAGGAGGAATCTCAACAATCACCAACAATAAAGATTCAGCTGCAAATGTAACAG GATCTCTTCACTGGGAAGGTGAGAGAGATTggtaa